The following is a genomic window from Myxococcales bacterium.
GATCTTTCTCAGGCACATGGCCGGATTGATAGCGATGGGGTGAAGCTTGTAACTTCTACGGTGGCCAAAGAAATTGCCGATGCTGCGATTCAGGTACTTGGTGGTTATGGCTACATGGGAGAGTATGTTGTCGAGCGTTTATGGCGAGATGCAAAATTATTGGAGATCGGTGGCGGAACGCTTGAAGCTCATCAAAAAAATATGTGCTCTGATTTGGCAAAAAAACCATCGATGATTTTTGAATAATTTATGAATCATGAATATTTTATGTCGCAAGCTTTAAAGCAAGCCACTATAGCTCGTGATTTGGGAGAAGTTCCCGTTGGTGCGGTAGTAGTCATTGAGGGTTCCATCGTAGCTCAGGCTTATAATCGGCGTGAGCTATTAAGCTCAAGTTTAGAACATGCCGAGATCAGCGCTCTTGAGCAAGCATGTAAAAAATTAGGCCGTTGGCGCTTAAGTGATGCCACACTTTATTCAACCCTTGAGCCGTGTGTTATGTGTGCCGGGGCACTGTGGCAAAGCCGCATAGCACAGGTGGTGTATGGTGCAAAAGATAGTAAATTCGGGGGGATAGAGAGTCTCTATCAGATTGGTGCGGATGAACGTCTAAACCACCAATTTTCCTGTATTAATGGTGTGCTAGAGCAAGAGTGCGCTGAAATAATGACTAAATTTTTTGCGGATCTTCGCGCGCGCAAAAGAAAGCTCTAGGTGTGACCACGCCATCCCCTATTGTCTAAAACACTGAGAAGTTTAGAATTGAGTGCGGATAGAAGGGCTCATGAGGTGGCTGTAATGAATGAAAACATTAATGAAAATCTAGACCCACAGACTGGCGGAAAAATTATGACTGATAACAAGAATGATGAAACACAAAATGAATATTTAAAGGGTGATATCAACTCTGATAGTCAGGCTCAAGAAGCAAGTGTTGAAGATAAATTGACAGCCGAACTTAAGCAGACTCATGAAAAATTGTTGCGGGTAGCTGCTGAGTTTGAAAACTATAAAAAAATATCTCAACGAGAACAAATGAACAGCATTAAATTTGCCAATGAAAATTTGGTGCTCAACCTTTTGCCGGTAATGGACAATCTTGAGCAGGCGGTTACTGCCGCTAAGAAAAGCGATAACGCTAAAGATGTGGTGATTGGTGTTGAGATGGTTCTCAAGCAAATGAGCGAAGTGTTGGAAAAATTTGGTGTGCAATTTTTCTCTACCCACGGAGAAAATTTTGATCCTGCGCGCCACGAAGCCTTGAGTGAGCGTGAAGATGATAATGTTGAGCCAGGTACCGTTGTTGAGCAACTACAAAAGGGTTGTTTGTTGAACGGTCGGTTATTGCGTGCAGCTCGTGTGGTTGTTTCTAAGAAATCTGAGTAAATAAAAATGCGTTTTGTTGATGAAGCCAAGATAAAAATAAAAGCTGGTGACGGTGGTGCCGGTATAATTGCTTGGCGCAGGGAAAAATTTGTACCGATGGGTGGGCCTGCTGGTGGTAATGGTGGGCGCGGTGGTGATGTTGTTTTTATTGCTGATGAAGGCATGAACTCGCTGCTTGATATCAAAGGTCATTCGATTATTTCCGCCAAAAATGGCTCTAAGGGAGAGTCAAAAAATAAAACTGGACGTCATGCGCCTGAACGCCTTATCAATGTTCCGGTGGGCACTATTATCAAAGATAAAGAAAACGGCTGGCAACACGATCTTAAGCATCATGGGCAACGTGTAGTTGTGTGTCGAGGTGGCGACGGGGGTTTTGGTAACTCTCATTTCAAATCTCGTTTTTGTAGCGCTCCTGATAAAGCCACCGTTGGACAAAAAGGCGAAGAGAAAGAGTTATTTGTCACATTAAAATTGATGGCTGATGTTGGACTTTTGGGTTTTCCCAATGCAGGAAAATCGACCCTTCTTACTCACATGAGCAATGCGCGACCAAAAGTTGCCGATTATCCATTTACGACCCTTAAACCCATGGTTGGCGTATGTGAGATAGATTTGGGGCGGGCAATGGTGGTTGCTGATATTCCTGGACTCATAGAAGGAGCTTCTTTAGGGGTTGGTCTCGGTTCGCGATTTTTACGCCACCTTGAGCGCGTAAGAGTTTTATGTCACCTG
Proteins encoded in this region:
- a CDS encoding nucleoside deaminase, with the protein product MNHEYFMSQALKQATIARDLGEVPVGAVVVIEGSIVAQAYNRRELLSSSLEHAEISALEQACKKLGRWRLSDATLYSTLEPCVMCAGALWQSRIAQVVYGAKDSKFGGIESLYQIGADERLNHQFSCINGVLEQECAEIMTKFFADLRARKRKL
- the grpE gene encoding nucleotide exchange factor GrpE; the protein is MNENINENLDPQTGGKIMTDNKNDETQNEYLKGDINSDSQAQEASVEDKLTAELKQTHEKLLRVAAEFENYKKISQREQMNSIKFANENLVLNLLPVMDNLEQAVTAAKKSDNAKDVVIGVEMVLKQMSEVLEKFGVQFFSTHGENFDPARHEALSEREDDNVEPGTVVEQLQKGCLLNGRLLRAARVVVSKKSE
- the obgE gene encoding GTPase ObgE; the encoded protein is MRFVDEAKIKIKAGDGGAGIIAWRREKFVPMGGPAGGNGGRGGDVVFIADEGMNSLLDIKGHSIISAKNGSKGESKNKTGRHAPERLINVPVGTIIKDKENGWQHDLKHHGQRVVVCRGGDGGFGNSHFKSRFCSAPDKATVGQKGEEKELFVTLKLMADVGLLGFPNAGKSTLLTHMSNARPKVADYPFTTLKPMVGVCEIDLGRAMVVADIPGLIEGASLGVGLGSRFLRHLERVRVLCHLIDACSEESLIKRYETINQELENYSQELSSLPQIVAINKLDSVDDEQLKEVENFESHLKNCGISSFRISALQGKGLRELKEELYKKVKNIHQICDEKPEHKSHFDPMAKLYA